A genomic stretch from Styela clava chromosome 5, kaStyClav1.hap1.2, whole genome shotgun sequence includes:
- the LOC144422978 gene encoding cytochrome P450 2H2-like — protein MTMYSEYGIDSVWLCTTVFVFLSTYYYMKNRNKRKCLPPGPTGLPLVGYIPFMGNHPPRKYVELAKKYGPVFSVNIGSETYVILNDYESIQEALVKNGHAFSGRPQFYVLRRLTNGYGIIFRDFDEHFKEQRKFTLMTLRGFGVGKRSMEDRITEEIEYFTDLIASYNGKSFNCQTVLSTSVSNVICSIAMGSRFSYDDEVFKEMVQMLNRGFGDKRDAIHLALLTYAPGLRHFPILSGAFKRMINDIENVLAVFRDIIEEHRKTFDIDNTRDYIDEYLKQMELRGEEKSSFKEEQLLQTMRDFFLAGTETTSSTLRWCFLCFAHYPKIQEKVSKEVKQVIGSGVPSMSHKEAMPYTCAFIHEITRHRTLVPLSVPHITTEDVEFRGYKIPKGTPVLPNLYAVNHDPNVFKNPDDFKPERFIDDTGKFVPSNQVVPFSVGPRYCLGEQLAKMELFLFLTNIIQRFEIVPDPEKHLPSFHESIIGMAEAALPYEASFRQR, from the exons ATGACTATGTATAGTGAATACGGCATCGACAGCGTATGGCTTTGTACAACAGTATTCGTTTTCCTTAGCACATATTACTACATGAAGAATCGTAACAAACGCAAATGCCTTCCGCCAGGTCCAACAGGTTTACCTTTGGTCGGATACATTCCGTTCATGGGGAATCATCCACCACGAAAATACGTTGAGCTTGCAAAGAAATATGGACCTGTATTTTCTGTCAATATCGGTTCTGAAACATATGTGATTTTGAACGATTATGAATCAATACAAGAG GCTCTCGTGAAAAACGGTCATGCATTCTCAGGACGTCCTCAGTTTTACGTTCTTCGGAGGCTCACAAATGGTTACGGGATTATTTTCAGAGATTTTGATGAACATTTCAAAGAACAGCGAAAATTTACATTAATGACTTTAAGGGG TTTCGGTGTTGGAAAACGCAGCATGGAAGACAGAATCACAGaagaaattgaatattttaccgATTTGATTGCATCTTACAACGGCAAGTCTTTCAATTGCCAG ACTGTTTTGTCAACCTCGGTTTCGAATGTTATATGTAGTATTGCTATGGGGTCCAGGTTCTCCTACGATGACGAAGTTTTCAAAGAAATGGTTCAAATGCTCAACAGAGG ATTTGGTGACAAGAGAGATGCAATACATCTTGCTTTGTTGACATATGCTCCAGGCCTAAGACATTTTCCAATTCTTTCTGGAGCCTTCAAACGTATGATCAACGACATTGAAAATGTGTTAG CTGTATTCAGAGACATAATTGAGGAACATCGCAAAACTTTTGACATTGATAACACTCGTGACTACATTGATGAATATCTTAAACAAATGGAACTAAGAGGCGAAGAGAAATCTTCATTTAAA GAAGAACAGCTTCTTCAAACAATGCGAGATTTTTTTCTTGCTGGAACCGAAACAACATCTAGCACTCTGAGATGGTGCTTTCTATGCTTTGCCCATTATccaaaaatacaagaaaaagtTTCAAAAGAAGTAAAACAAGTCATTG GGTCTGGAGTTCCTTCGATGAGTCACAAAGAAGCTATGCCGTACACTTGTGCGTTCATCCATGAAATCACGAGACACAGAACACTAGTACCTTTATCAGTTCCGCACATCACGACAGAAGACGTGGAATTCAGAGGATACAAAATACCAAAGGGAACACCG GTACTGCCGAACTTATATGCCGTGAATCACGACCCAAACGTCTTTAAGAATCCGGACGATTTCAAGCCTGAAAGATTTATTGATGACACCGGGAAATTTGTTCCAAGTAATCAAGTGGTTCCGTTCTCTGTTGGTCCAAGATATTGTCTTGGCGAACAACTTGCAAAAATGGAACTCTTTCTTTTCTTAACCAACATAATACAAAGATTTGAAATCGTACCTGATCCTGAAAAACATCTTCCCAGTTTTCATGAGAGTATTATCGGAATGGCCGAAGCCGCCTTACCATACGAAGCATCATTTCGACAACGATGA